Within Desulfurobacteriaceae bacterium, the genomic segment TTTTATAAAACAAAAAGTCAATAAATCTAAAAAAATATTTTATGGTATAGTTAAAAAAATTTTCTTTACAGGGGATAAGATGGCGTTTAAAGTTGTCATACTAGCAGCTGGTAAAGGTACTCGTTTTAAGTCAGACCTACCAAAAGTTCTCCATAAAATTCTTGGAAAACCAATGCTTTGGTACGTTGTGAAAGCTGCTAAAGAGTCGGGCGCAAAGGAAGTAATTGTAGTCGTAGGACATAAAAAAGAACTGGTAGAAGACTTTCTAAAGAAAGAATTTCCCGATGTGAAAACTGTCTATCAAGAAGAACAACTTGGAACTGGACACGCCGTTATGTGTGCAGAAAAGCTTTTAGAAAACTTTAGCGGAAAGGTTGTTGTTCTAAACGGAGACACACCATTGGTAGAACCTGACGAAATAAAGAAGCTTGCAAGCAGTGATGGAGACTTAGCAGTTTTAACTACCTTTTTAGACGATCCAACAGGATACGGAAGAATCGTAAGAGAAGGGGACGAAGTTCTAAAAATCGTAGAAGAAAAAGATGCAAACGATTTTGAGAGGAAAATAAAAGAGGTAAATACTGGCATCTACGCTTTCAGTTCCCAGAAACTTCTAGAAGCTTTGAAAAAGTTAGACAATAACAACGCCCAAAATGAATACTATTTAACCGATACCGTAAAGATTTTTAAAGAAAAAAATTGGAAAGTTGTTTCCGTTTTGGCAAAAGATTCAAGAAATGTTATCGGAATTAACAATAGATTTGAACTTTCAAAAGCAGAAAAAATTTTAAAAGATAAAATCATTAAGGAACTTCAACTTTCCGGAGTAACCATTCACAATCCTGAAACTGCTTATATAGAACCGGAAGTTGAGATAGGAGAAGATACAGAAATCTTTGCACCGGTTTACATAAAGGGAAAGACAAAGATTGGAAAAGGTTGTTATATTGGGGCTTATTCTGAAATAAGGAATTCTACTTTGAAAGACTTTGTAAAGGTTGAAAACCATTCTTGGATAGATGGAGCAACTCTTGAAAGTGAAACTTCTGTTGGACCTTTTGCAAAGCTTAGACCTAATACCTATCTAGAAGAAGGTGCAAAGGTAGGAACATTTGTTGAAACAAAGAACGCTTATCTTAGAAAAGGAGTAAAAGCAAATCACCTTTCCTACCTTGGAGACTGCGAAATCGGAGAAAATACGAACATCGGGGCAGGAACGATAACTTGCAATTACGATGGCTTTAACAAGTGGAGAACAAAAATTGGCAAAAACGTTTTCGTCGGAAGTAATACTTTATTTATTGCACCGGTTGAGGTTGGTGATAACTCAATTACCGCCGCTGGTTCGGTAATTACTCAAAATGTTCCAGAAAACACCTTA encodes:
- the glmU gene encoding bifunctional UDP-N-acetylglucosamine diphosphorylase/glucosamine-1-phosphate N-acetyltransferase GlmU, whose amino-acid sequence is MAFKVVILAAGKGTRFKSDLPKVLHKILGKPMLWYVVKAAKESGAKEVIVVVGHKKELVEDFLKKEFPDVKTVYQEEQLGTGHAVMCAEKLLENFSGKVVVLNGDTPLVEPDEIKKLASSDGDLAVLTTFLDDPTGYGRIVREGDEVLKIVEEKDANDFERKIKEVNTGIYAFSSQKLLEALKKLDNNNAQNEYYLTDTVKIFKEKNWKVVSVLAKDSRNVIGINNRFELSKAEKILKDKIIKELQLSGVTIHNPETAYIEPEVEIGEDTEIFAPVYIKGKTKIGKGCYIGAYSEIRNSTLKDFVKVENHSWIDGATLESETSVGPFAKLRPNTYLEEGAKVGTFVETKNAYLRKGVKANHLSYLGDCEIGENTNIGAGTITCNYDGFNKWRTKIGKNVFVGSNTLFIAPVEVGDNSITAAGSVITQNVPENTLAVARAKQVNLVGKAEKIRERARRKKDEHSPKNS